In one Zobellia galactanivorans genomic region, the following are encoded:
- a CDS encoding YceD family protein — translation MMKQKEFYIPFSGLGQGKHEFEYTINNPFFESFGYDEFNAADIDLHVVLNKMSTMLEFEMKAQGTVNVNCDLTNEPFDQPIGADLELVVKFGSEFNDEDDEILIIPHGEHQVNIAQYVYEMLVLAVPQKRIHPGVLDGTLQSEALKKLEELQPKEEKKESDPRWDELKKLLTDK, via the coding sequence ATGATGAAGCAAAAGGAGTTTTACATTCCTTTCTCGGGGTTAGGACAAGGAAAACACGAATTTGAGTATACGATTAACAACCCGTTCTTTGAATCTTTTGGGTACGACGAATTCAACGCCGCCGACATCGATTTGCATGTGGTCTTGAATAAAATGAGCACTATGCTCGAGTTTGAGATGAAAGCCCAAGGCACGGTTAATGTAAATTGCGACCTGACCAACGAACCTTTTGATCAGCCTATTGGGGCAGATTTGGAATTAGTGGTCAAGTTCGGGAGTGAGTTTAATGACGAAGATGATGAGATTTTGATTATTCCCCATGGAGAACATCAGGTCAATATTGCGCAATACGTATACGAAATGTTAGTGTTGGCCGTACCACAAAAAAGAATTCACCCAGGGGTTTTAGATGGTACGTTGCAGTCGGAAGCTTTAAAAAAGCTAGAAGAATTGCAGCCCAAGGAAGAGAAAAAAGAGAGTGATCCCAGATGGGACGAATTAAAGAAACTGTTAACGGATAAATAA
- a CDS encoding riboflavin synthase, with amino-acid sequence MFTGIIETLGEIQQLQHEGGNLHITVKSSLAPELKIDQSVAHNGVCLTVVSLDENTYTVTAIDETLQKTNLGELKVGEKVNLERAMILGSRLDGHIVQGHVDQTGTCTAIEEKDGSWFFTFEYDAATGNPTIEKGSITIDGTSLTVVNSGKNSFSVAIIPYTYEHTRFKSYQIGTVVNLEFDVIGKYVAKLMSHRNEA; translated from the coding sequence ATGTTTACGGGCATTATCGAAACTTTGGGCGAAATACAGCAATTACAACATGAAGGCGGAAACCTTCACATAACGGTAAAATCTTCTTTGGCCCCAGAACTCAAAATTGACCAGAGCGTAGCGCATAACGGCGTCTGCCTTACCGTAGTTTCATTAGATGAAAACACCTATACCGTAACCGCCATTGACGAGACCCTACAAAAAACGAATTTAGGGGAATTAAAGGTAGGCGAAAAGGTAAACTTGGAACGCGCCATGATTTTGGGTTCGCGCCTAGACGGCCATATCGTTCAGGGCCATGTTGACCAGACCGGAACCTGTACGGCCATTGAGGAAAAAGACGGAAGTTGGTTCTTTACCTTCGAATACGATGCCGCTACCGGAAACCCTACCATAGAAAAAGGCTCCATTACTATTGACGGCACGAGCCTTACTGTCGTAAATTCAGGCAAGAACAGTTTTAGTGTTGCCATTATTCCCTACACCTACGAGCACACCCGATTTAAGTCGTACCAAATCGGCACGGTGGTCAACCTTGAGTTCGATGTTATCGGCAAGTATGTAGCCAAGCTCATGTCTCACCGAAACGAGGCTTAA
- a CDS encoding sulfite exporter TauE/SafE family protein — protein sequence MFLTTSFDITLTAWALAFTAAIVIGLSKAGIKGIAIVNVTLMALAFSAKASTGIVVPLLVVGDIFAVIYYNRHTRWSHIVKFLPWILVGIVCGVLIGNDLDEAVFKIAMAIIILVSVIMMYWWDRRKSKSVPTHWLFAGLVGTVAGITTMIGNLGGAFSNIYFLAMRVPKNEFIGTAAWLFLIINVLKLPLHIFVWETITVETLLFDLKLIPGIILGVFLGIRLVKIIKEDFYRKMILVLTALGAIMILIR from the coding sequence GTGTTTTTAACCACTTCTTTCGACATTACGCTTACCGCTTGGGCCCTTGCATTTACGGCCGCCATCGTTATCGGACTCTCAAAGGCTGGTATTAAGGGAATTGCAATCGTTAATGTAACCCTTATGGCCCTTGCCTTTAGCGCCAAGGCATCTACGGGCATCGTAGTTCCGCTACTGGTCGTGGGCGATATTTTTGCCGTTATTTATTACAACCGCCACACCAGATGGTCACATATCGTGAAGTTCTTGCCGTGGATCCTGGTCGGTATCGTTTGCGGCGTATTAATTGGAAACGACTTGGATGAAGCCGTATTTAAAATTGCCATGGCCATTATCATCTTGGTCAGCGTCATTATGATGTATTGGTGGGACAGGCGTAAATCGAAATCCGTACCAACGCATTGGCTCTTTGCGGGCCTTGTAGGAACCGTTGCCGGCATCACTACCATGATCGGTAATTTAGGTGGGGCCTTCAGCAATATCTACTTTTTGGCCATGCGGGTACCCAAAAATGAGTTTATCGGAACGGCCGCTTGGCTATTCCTTATTATCAATGTACTCAAATTACCCCTGCACATCTTTGTTTGGGAGACCATAACCGTTGAAACCCTTTTATTCGACCTGAAACTGATACCGGGTATTATTTTAGGGGTCTTCTTGGGCATACGTTTGGTGAAGATCATTAAAGAGGATTTCTACCGAAAGATGATTTTGGTACTTACGGCCCTTGGGGCCATAATGATCCTGATACGCTAA
- the pdxA gene encoding 4-hydroxythreonine-4-phosphate dehydrogenase PdxA: MQEEGKIRLGISIGDLNGIGCEVVLKTFEDARMLDFCTPVIFASNKTISFQKKELGLDINYHGVSDASKAVDGKINVVNVWKEVPKIKFGEATPEAGKFAIASLRAAVEALKNDSIDVLVTAPINKNNIQADDFKFPGHTDFLAQELEGESLMFMVTDDLKVGLLTDHLAVKDVSAAINPILIRDKVRTIEKSLQMDFGIRAPKIALLGINPHSGDNGVIGKEDDEVLKPVIKEMSDAGHLVFGPYSADSFFGSDAYKSFDAILAAYHDQGLIPFKTLSFGKGVNYTAGLSKVRTSPDHGTAYEIAGKGEADPSSFKEAVFTALHIFKNRKEYQELTANPLQKQRIRR; the protein is encoded by the coding sequence ATGCAGGAAGAAGGAAAAATTAGACTCGGTATTTCAATAGGCGATTTGAACGGAATAGGTTGCGAGGTCGTACTCAAGACCTTTGAAGATGCCCGTATGCTCGATTTTTGCACCCCGGTTATCTTTGCTTCGAACAAAACCATTTCTTTTCAGAAAAAGGAATTGGGGCTCGATATCAACTATCACGGTGTAAGTGATGCCTCAAAAGCGGTGGACGGCAAGATAAACGTGGTAAATGTCTGGAAGGAGGTTCCTAAAATCAAATTCGGCGAAGCCACCCCAGAAGCCGGTAAGTTCGCCATTGCATCTTTACGTGCGGCGGTCGAGGCATTGAAAAACGACAGCATAGACGTTTTGGTTACGGCCCCGATCAATAAGAACAATATTCAGGCCGATGATTTTAAGTTTCCCGGACATACCGATTTCTTGGCGCAAGAGCTGGAAGGGGAGAGCTTGATGTTCATGGTCACCGACGATCTTAAGGTGGGCTTGCTTACCGATCACCTTGCGGTAAAAGATGTTTCTGCCGCAATCAACCCGATTTTAATTCGGGATAAAGTGCGCACCATAGAAAAATCACTTCAGATGGATTTTGGCATACGTGCGCCTAAAATAGCTTTGTTGGGCATTAACCCGCATAGTGGCGATAACGGCGTTATCGGCAAAGAAGACGATGAGGTGTTGAAGCCGGTCATTAAAGAAATGTCAGATGCGGGCCATTTGGTTTTCGGGCCTTACTCGGCCGATAGCTTTTTCGGTTCCGATGCCTATAAGAGTTTTGATGCCATATTGGCCGCATATCACGACCAAGGGCTTATCCCTTTTAAAACCTTGTCGTTTGGCAAGGGGGTCAACTATACGGCAGGCCTTTCAAAGGTGCGGACTTCCCCCGATCACGGTACGGCCTACGAGATTGCCGGAAAAGGAGAGGCCGACCCCAGCTCCTTCAAAGAAGCGGTGTTTACCGCCTTGCATATATTTAAGAACAGAAAAGAGTACCAAGAGCTTACTGCAAACCCCTTGCAAAAGCAGCGAATTCGCCGTTAA
- a CDS encoding transglutaminase domain-containing protein encodes MRFLRILLVVCALSVFSVQGQENTKLETHWQYLFQNRQSEALSKFEKKKQKTLQEILTREIIKNENGIFANDEGFIEKVSSFPDYEYYLYALWNHNFFFDTYLSTGFNGKNVRNINELKLDAIQNPTVKESLRYLKSAVAQHSDDWETYYQINAEIPAIKAWQFCGSFENLNGSGLDTEYGPEKYAVSQNDFNANSNGFINWYEIDERKKEAYQYYSNHSEYGGGVNYAQTFIYNPSDRKVVVRLGSSSFSKLWLNDVLIYENTNDGITDLDAYNVLVNLPKGNNRLLVKNADTNGIAYFIVRITDEEGRPISDLTYSAKPSDYQKSTLARIAPQPVDHPIEAFFKKRLEASPNDFMNKLCLINAYLRNSKYNEAKALLQPLLAAYPQSSFLRKYLIESYSKENDYVSAKEVQKNIQNDDENYYLSYVYQFEDSRELFKLPLVEFEKFVNDFSASTDMDVLKESAQLLLHIRKEDKGAVKQSLKEITEKHRDQLGVVKAYIGIYSGYLNEDDKAIELLENINASYFDYAALKTLASFYNKQNRKDEALSLFENRYDLVAHDNIYLSDYIAYLHEYKKYEASLPYIDQMLKNFPYSFVAMELKGTALEQSGRKKEALTWYKKSLKHNSANAALRKKIDDLSNAKDYLEEFATPNIYEFMAENRSRGVKGHYGFNYLLDESLLQLYPEGGGKSRTRYVVEVTSDSGIESLKEVNLGLSGNYHITKSEIVKPNKKIVPASRSGSNLVFNNLEIGDILYVDYESSYANSGRFYKDHVDYFQFDSYHPIYKNSLKVLVPKGKEFISKTLNGEVPYRTEEVDDYVYHEWETTGQEELEPEENFMPSLGDIARYVHVSTIGSWDDIAHWYSDLVRPQMVVNSDVQEAFDKIFPRGSASLTDDEKASRIYYYIMENFSYSYVGFRQSGYVPQRPAKTIKSKLGDCKDFSTLYVTLAQMAGLKAHLVLVLTSDYGEKTMTLPSQDFNHCIAKVFIEGKPQYLELTDNNMPYRAIPTSLEHATALDIPNKWVKDVKSGIYKLDDIAHIATELESKMEYNIGEGRHQLRIESILKGSINSHYAAIFKEKNYEVIRKSLADDFKSRISEDFTFDSIHDIHYELRSPVLKYVSDLTVNEKFDEIGSMKVFRIPAVNNAYNTSIIQDDERAFPIDYLLYENADTYKSSYVIKLEEGQRFVEIPESADYSFKKHRFKIDYDLVKDNELHISIEANTPKVRIAASDYKAFKAYVKAALDAKQQLIGFKKDKKGTKVSFSEKK; translated from the coding sequence ATGAGATTTCTTCGCATTTTGCTCGTAGTTTGTGCCCTGTCCGTTTTTTCCGTCCAAGGCCAAGAAAACACCAAATTGGAAACCCATTGGCAATACCTCTTTCAAAATCGGCAGTCTGAGGCACTCTCAAAGTTCGAAAAGAAGAAACAGAAAACCCTACAAGAAATACTCACTAGGGAAATTATTAAGAACGAGAACGGCATCTTCGCCAATGATGAAGGCTTTATAGAAAAAGTCAGTTCCTTTCCCGATTATGAATACTATCTCTATGCCCTTTGGAACCATAATTTCTTCTTTGATACCTATCTCAGCACGGGTTTTAACGGAAAAAACGTAAGGAACATAAATGAGCTAAAACTTGATGCGATCCAAAACCCAACGGTAAAGGAATCGCTTCGGTACCTAAAATCGGCCGTGGCCCAACATTCCGATGACTGGGAAACCTACTATCAAATAAATGCTGAAATACCCGCGATCAAAGCATGGCAATTCTGTGGTAGTTTTGAAAATTTGAATGGCAGTGGACTTGACACGGAATACGGTCCTGAAAAATATGCCGTGTCCCAAAATGATTTTAATGCCAACAGCAATGGTTTTATAAACTGGTATGAAATCGATGAACGTAAAAAGGAAGCCTACCAGTATTACTCGAACCATAGCGAATACGGAGGAGGGGTCAATTATGCCCAAACATTCATTTACAATCCATCGGATAGAAAAGTGGTAGTGCGCTTGGGCAGCTCGTCTTTTTCAAAACTCTGGTTGAACGATGTACTGATCTATGAGAATACTAATGACGGCATTACCGACTTAGATGCGTATAACGTTTTGGTCAACCTTCCAAAAGGCAATAACCGACTTTTAGTAAAAAATGCGGATACGAACGGCATTGCCTATTTTATTGTTAGGATTACCGACGAAGAAGGTCGCCCTATCAGTGATTTGACATATAGCGCCAAGCCGAGCGATTACCAAAAAAGTACCTTGGCTAGAATCGCCCCGCAACCGGTAGACCATCCGATAGAAGCTTTTTTTAAGAAGAGATTAGAGGCAAGCCCCAACGATTTTATGAACAAGCTATGCCTGATCAACGCCTATTTGCGTAATTCAAAGTACAACGAGGCCAAGGCTTTGTTGCAGCCTTTGCTGGCAGCATACCCGCAAAGTTCGTTTTTGCGAAAGTACCTGATCGAAAGCTACTCTAAGGAAAACGATTACGTCTCGGCCAAAGAGGTGCAGAAGAATATTCAAAACGATGACGAAAATTATTATTTGTCGTATGTATACCAATTTGAAGATTCGCGTGAATTATTCAAGCTTCCCTTGGTTGAGTTTGAAAAATTTGTAAACGATTTTTCGGCCTCTACGGATATGGATGTTTTAAAGGAATCGGCCCAATTGTTATTGCATATTAGAAAAGAAGATAAGGGTGCCGTAAAGCAGAGTCTAAAGGAAATTACAGAAAAGCACCGTGACCAATTGGGCGTAGTAAAGGCCTATATCGGAATATACTCGGGCTATTTGAACGAAGACGACAAGGCTATTGAACTGCTTGAAAACATAAACGCCAGCTATTTTGATTACGCCGCCCTGAAGACCCTGGCCAGTTTTTACAATAAGCAAAACCGAAAAGACGAGGCCTTGTCCCTGTTTGAAAATAGATATGACCTGGTCGCCCATGATAATATCTATCTCTCAGATTATATAGCCTATCTGCACGAATATAAAAAGTATGAAGCGTCATTGCCCTATATTGACCAGATGCTCAAGAACTTTCCGTATTCCTTTGTTGCCATGGAATTAAAAGGAACGGCATTGGAACAGTCTGGCCGCAAAAAGGAAGCCTTGACCTGGTATAAAAAGTCATTGAAGCACAATAGCGCCAACGCCGCGCTCCGTAAAAAAATCGACGACCTTTCGAACGCCAAAGACTATTTGGAAGAATTTGCCACCCCAAATATTTACGAGTTTATGGCCGAGAACAGGAGCAGGGGCGTTAAAGGTCATTATGGGTTTAATTATTTGTTAGATGAAAGCCTGTTGCAACTCTATCCTGAAGGGGGAGGCAAATCAAGAACCCGTTATGTGGTGGAAGTCACCAGTGACAGTGGAATAGAATCGTTGAAGGAAGTAAACTTGGGGCTTTCGGGAAATTACCACATCACGAAATCCGAAATCGTAAAGCCGAACAAAAAAATCGTTCCGGCATCGAGGAGCGGTTCAAACCTTGTTTTCAATAACCTTGAGATCGGCGATATTCTCTATGTCGATTACGAAAGTAGTTATGCCAATAGCGGACGCTTTTATAAAGACCATGTCGATTATTTTCAATTCGATTCCTATCACCCTATTTACAAGAACAGTTTAAAGGTGTTGGTACCCAAGGGTAAAGAGTTTATAAGCAAGACCCTAAACGGAGAGGTGCCCTACCGCACCGAAGAGGTAGATGACTATGTCTACCATGAGTGGGAAACCACGGGTCAAGAAGAATTGGAGCCCGAAGAGAACTTTATGCCCAGCCTTGGCGATATTGCCAGGTATGTGCATGTAAGTACCATTGGTTCCTGGGATGATATAGCCCATTGGTATTCTGATTTGGTGCGACCGCAAATGGTGGTCAATTCAGATGTTCAGGAGGCCTTCGACAAAATCTTTCCAAGGGGAAGTGCATCCCTAACCGACGACGAAAAGGCTTCAAGGATCTACTACTATATTATGGAGAACTTCAGTTATAGCTATGTAGGTTTTAGGCAGAGCGGATACGTGCCACAACGGCCAGCGAAAACTATAAAGTCCAAACTGGGCGATTGTAAGGATTTTTCCACCCTCTACGTGACCTTGGCCCAAATGGCCGGGTTAAAGGCCCACTTGGTTTTAGTGCTGACTTCAGATTACGGGGAAAAAACCATGACCTTGCCCAGTCAAGATTTCAACCACTGTATCGCCAAGGTGTTTATAGAGGGCAAGCCCCAGTACTTGGAGCTAACGGACAACAATATGCCCTATAGGGCCATACCTACCAGTTTAGAGCATGCGACCGCTTTAGATATACCTAATAAATGGGTAAAGGACGTCAAAAGCGGTATTTACAAGCTAGACGATATTGCCCATATCGCCACGGAACTTGAAAGTAAAATGGAATACAACATAGGTGAGGGGAGACATCAGTTACGGATAGAATCTATTTTAAAGGGAAGCATCAATTCGCATTATGCGGCTATTTTTAAGGAGAAGAACTATGAGGTCATACGAAAGAGCCTTGCCGATGATTTTAAAAGTAGGATTTCGGAAGACTTCACCTTCGATAGTATTCACGACATTCATTATGAACTGCGTTCCCCGGTATTAAAATATGTGTCAGATCTTACCGTAAACGAAAAGTTCGATGAAATTGGCAGTATGAAGGTATTTCGTATTCCGGCCGTGAACAATGCCTATAATACTTCGATCATACAAGATGATGAGCGGGCCTTTCCCATAGATTATCTATTGTATGAGAATGCCGACACCTACAAATCGAGTTATGTGATCAAATTGGAGGAGGGTCAGCGCTTTGTTGAAATTCCTGAAAGTGCCGATTACAGTTTTAAAAAGCATCGTTTCAAAATCGATTACGATTTGGTCAAAGACAATGAACTACATATTTCCATAGAGGCAAATACCCCTAAAGTACGTATTGCCGCAAGTGACTACAAAGCCTTTAAGGCCTATGTAAAAGCGGCTTTGGATGCCAAGCAGCAACTGATCGGTTTTAAAAAGGACAAAAAGGGCACCAAGGTGAGCTTTTCGGAGAAAAAATAG
- a CDS encoding sodium:solute symporter family protein, which translates to MELSTLDYSFIIVFFTIVLGIGFYVSKKSGKDSSEFFLSGRTMPWWLLGLSMVATTFSTDTPNLVTDIVRTNGVSGNWVWWAFLITGLLTVFVYAKLWRRSNVNTDLEFYEMRYGGKPASFLRKFRAIYLGALFNIITMASVTLAAIKIGGIMLGLEPWETVVGAGLITVTFSALGGFKGVVYTDFLLFFVAMAGAIGAAYYLVNIPEVGGIEALMAHENVMNKLDIVPDFSNRKALITLFIIPLAVQWWSSWYPGAEPGGGGYIAQRMLAAKDENHAIGATFFFNIMHYALRPWPWILVALASLVVYPDIASIHEAFPNIAEDKLGQDLAYSAMLTKLPSGLLGVVLASLIAAYMSTISTQLNWGSSYIVFDFYKQQVNPNATEKQMVAVGRISTVVLMVLSAGLALALENALQIFDILLTFGAGTGLIFILRWFWWRINAWSEITAMFASGIISILLKTTALGPLLFAETTGVFPDWAEYPFVVVLTTTIWLTATFMTQPESKDTLRSFYKRIQPGGPGWAKVVDEAEVDGEVIKKENEKWSVPQGITAMVLGCVLIYTIMFATGYWIYGRTESALWLTGIAVVSGILLIRAWGKMKENIL; encoded by the coding sequence ATGGAGTTATCTACATTAGACTACAGTTTTATCATTGTTTTTTTTACAATTGTTCTTGGTATAGGTTTTTATGTTTCTAAAAAGTCGGGTAAAGATTCTTCGGAATTTTTTCTTTCGGGACGAACCATGCCTTGGTGGTTGTTGGGGCTGTCAATGGTTGCGACTACCTTTTCTACCGATACACCCAATTTGGTGACCGATATCGTTAGAACCAATGGCGTGTCGGGCAACTGGGTCTGGTGGGCGTTTTTGATTACGGGGCTTTTAACGGTTTTTGTCTATGCTAAACTTTGGCGTAGGTCAAATGTCAATACCGATTTAGAGTTTTATGAAATGCGCTATGGCGGTAAACCCGCTAGTTTTTTGAGAAAGTTTAGGGCCATTTATTTAGGGGCCCTTTTTAATATAATCACAATGGCTTCGGTTACCTTGGCGGCCATTAAGATCGGGGGTATTATGCTAGGCTTGGAACCATGGGAAACCGTGGTCGGAGCGGGTTTGATTACCGTTACTTTTAGCGCCCTAGGTGGTTTTAAAGGAGTGGTTTATACCGATTTTCTTTTGTTCTTCGTGGCTATGGCAGGAGCAATAGGCGCCGCGTATTATTTGGTGAACATTCCCGAAGTAGGCGGTATCGAGGCATTGATGGCCCACGAAAATGTAATGAACAAGCTTGATATCGTACCTGACTTTAGCAATAGAAAGGCGTTGATAACCCTCTTTATAATTCCTTTGGCCGTACAATGGTGGTCCTCTTGGTATCCAGGTGCGGAACCCGGTGGTGGGGGATATATCGCCCAACGTATGTTGGCGGCAAAAGATGAGAACCATGCTATCGGTGCCACTTTCTTTTTTAATATCATGCACTATGCCCTAAGGCCTTGGCCTTGGATTTTGGTAGCCTTGGCCTCATTGGTCGTATATCCTGATATTGCCAGTATCCACGAAGCCTTCCCGAATATTGCCGAAGACAAGTTGGGGCAAGATTTGGCATATTCCGCTATGTTGACCAAATTGCCGAGCGGACTCCTTGGGGTGGTTCTGGCTTCCTTGATCGCGGCTTATATGAGTACCATTTCAACCCAGCTAAACTGGGGGTCCTCCTATATTGTGTTTGATTTTTATAAGCAACAGGTAAATCCTAATGCTACGGAAAAGCAAATGGTGGCCGTGGGAAGAATCTCTACGGTGGTGCTTATGGTTCTCAGTGCAGGTTTGGCATTGGCCCTTGAAAACGCACTACAGATATTTGATATATTGTTGACTTTTGGTGCAGGTACGGGACTCATTTTTATCTTGCGTTGGTTCTGGTGGCGAATTAATGCATGGAGTGAGATTACCGCTATGTTCGCTTCCGGGATTATATCTATATTATTGAAGACAACGGCCTTAGGTCCTTTACTGTTTGCAGAAACGACCGGGGTTTTTCCAGATTGGGCCGAGTATCCCTTTGTGGTAGTGCTTACTACTACCATTTGGTTAACAGCGACCTTTATGACACAACCCGAATCGAAAGATACCCTTCGTTCTTTCTACAAGCGTATTCAACCCGGTGGTCCAGGATGGGCTAAAGTGGTCGATGAGGCCGAAGTGGACGGGGAAGTCATCAAGAAAGAAAATGAAAAGTGGAGTGTACCTCAAGGTATCACTGCAATGGTTCTTGGTTGTGTGTTGATCTATACCATTATGTTCGCGACGGGTTATTGGATCTATGGAAGAACCGAGTCCGCACTATGGCTTACCGGAATAGCCGTAGTATCCGGTATCTTGCTTATAAGGGCATGGGGCAAGATGAAAGAAAATATTCTGTAA